In the genome of Cuculus canorus isolate bCucCan1 chromosome 28, bCucCan1.pri, whole genome shotgun sequence, one region contains:
- the RIT1 gene encoding GTP-binding protein Rit1 isoform X2, with amino-acid sequence MDAGARAPGKPREYKLVMLGDGGVGKSAMTLQFICHRFPEDHDPTIEDAYKVQMRIDDEPATLDILDTAGQAEFTAMREQYMRVGEGFIICYSITDRHSFHEVRQFKHLIYRVRHTEDIPVVLVGNKSDLAQQRQVSKEEGSALAEEFNCPFFETSAANPKPEPNLSRDFGARRAAVDTEAKQGTVRRDFLSHLAQ; translated from the exons ATGGATGCCGGAGCCCGAGCGCCGGGGAAGCCCCGCGAGTACAAACTGGTGATGTTGGGCGACGGTGGAGTCGGGAAGAGCG CCATGACCCTGCAGTTCATTTGTCACCGGTTTCCAGAGGATCATGATCCTACGATCg AGGATGCTTATAAAGTACAGATGCGCATTGATGATGAACCTGCCACTCTGGATATCTTGGACACTGCAGGACAG gCGGAGTTTACAGCCATGAGAGAGCAGTACATGAGGGTTGGCGAGGGATTTATCATCTGCTATTCGATCACAGACCGGCACAGTTTCCATGAAGTGCGTCAGTTCAAACACCTCATATATCGCGTTCGACACACCGAAGACATTCCCGTGGTCCTGGTGGGAAACAAGTCTGATCTGGCACAGCAACGACAA GTCTCTAAAGAAGAAGGCTCTGCATTAGCAGAAGAGTTCAACTGCCCTTTCTTTGAGACGTCTGCTGCAAACC CCAAACCTGAACCAAACCTGAGCCGGGACTTTGGTGCGAGGCGTGCAGCGGTGGATACGGAAGCCAAGCAGGGAACGGTGAGGagagattttctttcacatctcgCACAGTAA
- the RIT1 gene encoding GTP-binding protein Rit1 isoform X1, whose product MDAGARAPGKPREYKLVMLGDGGVGKSAMTLQFICHRFPEDHDPTIEDAYKVQMRIDDEPATLDILDTAGQAEFTAMREQYMRVGEGFIICYSITDRHSFHEVRQFKHLIYRVRHTEDIPVVLVGNKSDLAQQRQVSKEEGSALAEEFNCPFFETSAANRKYIDDVFHVLVREIRRKEKEAAMAMEKRSKAKGSLWKRLKSPFRRKKRSVT is encoded by the exons ATGGATGCCGGAGCCCGAGCGCCGGGGAAGCCCCGCGAGTACAAACTGGTGATGTTGGGCGACGGTGGAGTCGGGAAGAGCG CCATGACCCTGCAGTTCATTTGTCACCGGTTTCCAGAGGATCATGATCCTACGATCg AGGATGCTTATAAAGTACAGATGCGCATTGATGATGAACCTGCCACTCTGGATATCTTGGACACTGCAGGACAG gCGGAGTTTACAGCCATGAGAGAGCAGTACATGAGGGTTGGCGAGGGATTTATCATCTGCTATTCGATCACAGACCGGCACAGTTTCCATGAAGTGCGTCAGTTCAAACACCTCATATATCGCGTTCGACACACCGAAGACATTCCCGTGGTCCTGGTGGGAAACAAGTCTGATCTGGCACAGCAACGACAA GTCTCTAAAGAAGAAGGCTCTGCATTAGCAGAAGAGTTCAACTGCCCTTTCTTTGAGACGTCTGCTGCAAACCGTAAGTACATTGATGACGTCTTTCATGTGCTTGTGCGAGAAATCcgcaggaaagaaaaagaagcgGCGATGGCGATGGAAAAAAGATCAAAAGCAAAAGGCAGCTTGTGGAAAAGACTGAAGTCACCATTCAGAAGGAAGAAGCGTTCGGTCACTTGA
- the RIT1 gene encoding GTP-binding protein Rit1 isoform X3 → MDAGARAPGKPREYKLVMLGDGGVGKSAMTLQFICHRFPEDHDPTIEDAYKVQMRIDDEPATLDILDTAGQAEFTAMREQYMRVGEGFIICYSITDRHSFHEVRQFKHLIYRVRHTEDIPVVLVGNKSDLAQQRQVSKEEGSALAEEFNCPFFETSAANQNSVMRVWC, encoded by the exons ATGGATGCCGGAGCCCGAGCGCCGGGGAAGCCCCGCGAGTACAAACTGGTGATGTTGGGCGACGGTGGAGTCGGGAAGAGCG CCATGACCCTGCAGTTCATTTGTCACCGGTTTCCAGAGGATCATGATCCTACGATCg AGGATGCTTATAAAGTACAGATGCGCATTGATGATGAACCTGCCACTCTGGATATCTTGGACACTGCAGGACAG gCGGAGTTTACAGCCATGAGAGAGCAGTACATGAGGGTTGGCGAGGGATTTATCATCTGCTATTCGATCACAGACCGGCACAGTTTCCATGAAGTGCGTCAGTTCAAACACCTCATATATCGCGTTCGACACACCGAAGACATTCCCGTGGTCCTGGTGGGAAACAAGTCTGATCTGGCACAGCAACGACAA GTCTCTAAAGAAGAAGGCTCTGCATTAGCAGAAGAGTTCAACTGCCCTTTCTTTGAGACGTCTGCTGCAAACC aaaattctgTGATGCGAGTCTGGTGCTGA